One window of Desulfitibacter sp. BRH_c19 genomic DNA carries:
- a CDS encoding spore maturation protein, with protein sequence MVNVIWLFLLLSGIVVAAINGNIEVVTKAALESAGTAVSIALELIGIMALWLGILRIAQDAGLVNAIARIVRPLTIFLFPSVPKDHPAIGAIVMNLSANIMGLGNAATPFGLKAMQELQKLNKNPKEATEAMCTFLALNTGCITLIPATIIGIRVVAGSNNPAEIVGTTIFATACAMIVAIFADRFLRSRYRKKYGG encoded by the coding sequence ATGGTTAATGTAATTTGGCTTTTTTTACTTTTATCAGGTATTGTTGTAGCAGCTATTAACGGAAATATTGAAGTAGTTACAAAAGCAGCCTTAGAATCTGCAGGAACCGCAGTTTCCATTGCACTTGAACTAATTGGTATAATGGCTCTTTGGCTAGGTATTTTAAGAATAGCCCAAGATGCTGGGTTGGTAAATGCCATAGCTAGAATAGTTAGACCTTTAACAATCTTTTTGTTTCCGTCAGTACCCAAGGATCACCCTGCTATCGGTGCCATCGTGATGAATCTAAGTGCAAATATTATGGGTCTTGGAAATGCAGCTACCCCATTTGGCTTAAAGGCCATGCAGGAGTTACAGAAGCTTAATAAAAATCCTAAAGAGGCTACAGAAGCAATGTGTACCTTTTTAGCCCTAAATACTGGTTGCATAACTTTAATACCTGCAACAATCATTGGTATTAGAGTTGTGGCAGGCTCTAATAACCCTGCTGAAATAGTTGGAACTACAATCTTTGCTACAGCATGTGCCATGATAGTTGCTATCTTTGCCGATAGGTTCTTAAGAAGTAGATACCGGAAAAAATATGGAGGGTAA
- a CDS encoding spore maturation protein, with protein sequence MFTDIINIISKWAIPCLLFFIPLIGYLRGVRVYESFVQGASDGFTTAVKIIPFLVGMLVALGVFRASGAMDMFASVLNPVLTLLRVPAEIIPLAIMRPLSGGGALGIAAELIGAYGPDSFIGRLSSTMQGSTDTTFYVLTVYFGSIGIVRYRYALTLGLLADLAGLIACIYIVNLVFG encoded by the coding sequence ATGTTCACCGATATTATTAATATTATTTCAAAATGGGCAATTCCTTGCTTACTATTTTTTATACCTCTAATAGGTTATCTAAGGGGAGTAAGGGTTTACGAGTCATTTGTTCAAGGAGCTAGTGATGGTTTCACTACTGCTGTTAAAATAATTCCATTCCTAGTGGGAATGTTAGTAGCTCTAGGAGTTTTTAGGGCTTCCGGTGCCATGGATATGTTTGCTTCAGTTCTTAACCCTGTATTAACCCTTTTAAGGGTTCCTGCAGAAATTATTCCTCTAGCAATTATGAGACCATTGTCAGGAGGCGGAGCCCTTGGCATAGCTGCTGAATTAATAGGTGCATATGGCCCTGACTCATTCATAGGAAGGCTTTCTTCTACGATGCAGGGAAGCACAGATACCACATTTTATGTTTTAACAGTTTATTTTGGGTCAATTGGAATTGTACGTTACAGATATGCCCTTACCCTTGGATTATTGGCTGATTTGGCAGGACTGATTGCATGTATCTATATAGTAAATCTAGTTTTTGGGTAA